One region of Streptomyces sp. CG4 genomic DNA includes:
- a CDS encoding aldehyde dehydrogenase: protein MTGLVEHGQLFIGGELTDPLGKDVIEVISPHTEEVVGRVPHAARQDVDRAVAVARRAFDEGPWPRASLEERIEVVTRIKDGIAARHEEIARLISSQNGSPYSWSVLAQALGAMMVWDAAIRVARDFTHEERRDGVLGPILVRREPVGVAAAVVPWNVPQFVAAAKLAPALLTGCTVVLKPSPESPLDAYLLGEIAREAGLPEGVLSILPADREVSEYLVGHPGIDKVSFTGSVAAGKRVMEVAARNLTRVTLELGGKSAAVVLPDADVQTAVAGIVPAAWMNNGQACVAQTRILVPRARYDEFADAFAQAASALRVGDPLDPATQVGPLVAHRQQQRNLDYIRIGQEEGAKLLTGGGRPAGLEHGWYVEPTLFGDVDNAMRIAREEIFGPVICLLPYGDEPEAVKIANDSDYGLSGSVWTADVEHGIEIARQVRTGTYSVNTFSLDMLGPFGGYKNSGLGREFGPEGYGEFLEHKMIHLPAGA from the coding sequence ATGACCGGGCTCGTGGAACACGGACAGCTGTTCATCGGCGGGGAGTTGACCGATCCCCTGGGCAAGGACGTCATCGAGGTGATCTCTCCGCACACCGAGGAGGTCGTCGGCCGGGTGCCGCACGCCGCCCGGCAGGACGTGGACCGGGCCGTGGCCGTCGCGCGCCGCGCCTTCGACGAGGGGCCGTGGCCGCGGGCGAGCCTGGAGGAGCGGATCGAGGTCGTCACCCGGATCAAGGACGGCATCGCCGCACGGCACGAGGAGATCGCCCGGCTGATCTCGTCGCAGAACGGCTCCCCGTACTCCTGGAGCGTCCTCGCCCAGGCGCTCGGCGCGATGATGGTGTGGGACGCGGCGATCAGGGTCGCCCGGGACTTCACGCACGAGGAGCGCCGGGACGGCGTCCTCGGTCCGATCCTCGTCCGGCGGGAGCCGGTCGGGGTGGCCGCGGCCGTCGTCCCGTGGAACGTCCCGCAGTTCGTCGCCGCCGCCAAGCTCGCGCCCGCGCTGCTGACCGGCTGCACGGTCGTACTGAAGCCATCCCCGGAGTCCCCCCTGGACGCGTATCTCCTCGGGGAGATCGCGCGCGAGGCCGGCCTGCCGGAGGGGGTGCTCTCCATCCTCCCCGCCGACCGCGAGGTCAGCGAATACCTGGTCGGGCACCCCGGCATCGACAAGGTCTCCTTCACCGGCTCGGTGGCCGCGGGGAAGAGGGTGATGGAGGTGGCCGCCCGCAACCTCACCCGGGTCACCCTGGAGCTGGGCGGCAAGTCCGCGGCGGTCGTCCTGCCGGACGCGGACGTGCAGACGGCGGTGGCCGGCATCGTCCCGGCGGCCTGGATGAACAACGGGCAGGCATGCGTCGCCCAGACCCGCATCCTCGTCCCGCGCGCCCGCTACGACGAGTTCGCCGACGCCTTCGCGCAGGCCGCGAGCGCGCTGCGGGTCGGCGACCCGCTGGACCCGGCGACCCAGGTCGGCCCGCTGGTCGCCCACCGCCAGCAGCAGCGCAACCTCGACTACATCCGGATCGGCCAGGAGGAGGGCGCCAAGCTCCTCACCGGCGGCGGCCGTCCGGCGGGCCTGGAGCACGGCTGGTACGTCGAACCGACCCTCTTCGGCGACGTCGACAACGCCATGCGCATCGCCCGCGAGGAGATCTTCGGCCCGGTCATCTGCCTCCTCCCCTACGGAGACGAGCCCGAGGCGGTGAAGATCGCCAACGACTCCGACTACGGCCTGTCCGGCAGCGTGTGGACGGCCGACGTCGAGCACGGCATCGAGATCGCCCGGCAGGTCCGCACCGGCACCTACTCGGTCAACACCTTCAGCCTGGACATGCTCGGCCCGTTCGGCGGCTACAAGAACTCCGGCCTGGGGCGGGAGTTCGGCCCGGAGGGGTACGGGGAGTTCCTGGAGCACAAGATGATCCATCTGCCGGCGGGGGCGTGA
- a CDS encoding ferredoxin has protein sequence MGDRWHVEVDRSVCIGSAQCLHHAPDHFRLDSARQSHPTASDTDAAEPVLAAAESCPVEAILITLVGSGEAVFPPEE, from the coding sequence ATGGGCGACCGCTGGCACGTCGAGGTCGACCGTTCGGTGTGCATCGGCTCGGCCCAGTGCCTCCACCACGCCCCGGACCACTTCCGCCTCGACTCCGCCCGCCAGTCGCACCCGACGGCCTCCGACACCGACGCCGCCGAACCCGTCCTGGCGGCGGCCGAGAGCTGCCCGGTGGAGGCGATCCTGATCACGCTGGTGGGGAGCGGGGAGGCGGTGTTCCCGCCGGAGGAGTAG
- a CDS encoding TetR family transcriptional regulator: MPAESKVEARTSRPSPSASSPLTERQEARRRRILHASAQLASRGGFDAVQMREVAESSQVALGTLYRYFPSKIHLLVATMLDQLEHMHGTLRKKPPAGETAAERVAETLMRAFRALQREPHLADAMVRALTFADRSVSPEVDQVSRQTTLIILDAMGLEHPTPEQLSAVRVIEHTWHSALITWLSGRASIAQVKIDIETVCRLIDLTEPGDTRSA; this comes from the coding sequence ATGCCTGCGGAATCCAAGGTGGAAGCCAGAACGTCCCGGCCCTCGCCGTCTGCCTCGTCTCCGCTCACCGAGCGCCAGGAGGCTCGCCGCCGCCGGATCCTGCACGCGAGCGCCCAGCTGGCCAGCCGGGGCGGTTTCGACGCCGTACAGATGCGCGAGGTGGCGGAGTCCTCCCAGGTGGCCCTGGGCACCCTGTACCGCTACTTCCCCTCCAAGATCCACCTGCTGGTGGCGACGATGCTGGACCAGCTGGAGCACATGCACGGCACGCTGCGCAAGAAGCCCCCGGCGGGCGAGACGGCGGCCGAGCGGGTGGCGGAGACCCTGATGCGAGCGTTCCGCGCGTTGCAGCGCGAACCCCATCTGGCCGACGCGATGGTCCGCGCCCTGACCTTCGCCGACCGCAGCGTCTCGCCGGAGGTCGACCAGGTCTCCCGCCAGACGACCCTGATCATCCTGGACGCGATGGGCCTGGAGCACCCGACCCCCGAGCAGCTCTCGGCGGTCCGCGTCATCGAGCACACCTGGCACTCGGCCCTGATCACCTGGCTCTCCGGCCGCGCCTCCATCGCCCAGGTGAAGATCGACATCGAGACGGTGTGCCGGTTGATCGATCTGACGGAGCCGGGCGACACCCGATCGGCCTGA
- a CDS encoding glycosyltransferase family 4 protein — translation MTAEAREAGAQEDPAADGERPLDIALLTYKGNPFCGGQGVYVRHLSRELARLGHRVEVIGSQPYPVLDEGYPGLTLTELPSLDLYRQPDPFRTPGRGEYRDWIDALEVATMWTGGFPEPLTFSLRARRQLRARRGRFDVVHDNQTLGYGLLGDIGAPLVTTIHHPITVDRQLELDAAEGWQRRYSVRRWYAFTRMQKRVARRLPSVLTVSGSSRQEIVDHLGVHDDRVHVVHIGADTDLFAPNPAVPEVPGRIVTTSSADVPLKGLVFLVEALAKVRTEHPAAHLVVVGKRPEEGPVAAAVERYGLHGAVEFVKGISDAELVDLIRSAEVACVPSLYEGFSLPAAEAMATGTPLLATTGGAIPEVAGRDGETCLAVPPGDAGALAAGLGRLLGDRELRRRLGTAGRERVLRRFTWARAAEGTVAHYRAAIARESRSAGPREARSATPTAPRIPGRSAAPASVAGVSSESRATC, via the coding sequence GTGACCGCTGAGGCCCGGGAGGCGGGTGCCCAGGAGGACCCCGCCGCCGACGGCGAGCGACCGCTCGACATCGCGCTCCTCACCTATAAAGGGAACCCGTTCTGCGGCGGCCAGGGCGTCTATGTCCGGCATCTGTCGCGTGAGCTGGCCCGGCTCGGGCACCGGGTCGAGGTCATCGGCTCGCAGCCGTACCCCGTCCTCGACGAGGGCTACCCCGGGCTCACCCTCACCGAGCTGCCCAGCCTCGACCTCTACCGCCAGCCCGATCCCTTCCGCACCCCCGGGCGGGGCGAGTACCGGGACTGGATCGACGCTCTCGAAGTAGCGACGATGTGGACCGGTGGCTTCCCCGAGCCCCTGACGTTCTCGCTCCGCGCCCGCCGGCAGCTGCGCGCCCGGCGCGGCCGGTTCGACGTCGTGCACGACAACCAGACCCTGGGATATGGCCTGTTGGGGGACATCGGTGCCCCGCTCGTGACCACCATCCACCACCCCATCACTGTCGACCGGCAGTTGGAGCTGGACGCGGCCGAGGGCTGGCAGCGCCGCTATTCGGTGCGCCGCTGGTACGCCTTCACTCGGATGCAGAAGCGTGTCGCGCGCCGGCTGCCCTCGGTCCTCACCGTCTCCGGCAGCTCCCGGCAGGAGATCGTGGACCATCTCGGCGTCCACGACGACCGCGTCCATGTGGTCCACATCGGCGCCGACACCGATCTGTTCGCGCCGAATCCGGCCGTGCCCGAGGTGCCCGGCCGGATCGTCACCACCTCCAGCGCCGATGTGCCGCTGAAGGGACTGGTGTTCCTGGTGGAGGCACTGGCCAAGGTGCGCACCGAGCACCCGGCCGCCCATCTCGTCGTCGTCGGCAAGCGCCCCGAGGAGGGACCGGTCGCGGCGGCCGTCGAGCGCTACGGCCTCCACGGCGCCGTCGAGTTCGTCAAGGGCATCTCCGACGCCGAGCTGGTCGACCTGATCCGCTCGGCCGAGGTCGCCTGCGTGCCCTCGCTGTACGAGGGCTTCTCGCTGCCCGCCGCCGAGGCCATGGCCACCGGCACCCCGCTGCTCGCCACGACCGGCGGCGCCATCCCCGAGGTCGCCGGCCGTGACGGCGAGACCTGCCTGGCCGTACCGCCCGGCGACGCGGGCGCGCTGGCCGCCGGGCTCGGCCGGCTGCTCGGGGACCGCGAGCTGCGCAGACGGCTCGGCACGGCGGGCCGGGAGCGGGTGCTACGGCGCTTCACCTGGGCCCGCGCAGCCGAGGGCACCGTGGCCCACTACCGTGCGGCCATCGCCCGCGAGAGCCGTTCGGCGGGCCCCCGCGAGGCCCGCTCCGCGACTCCCACCGCGCCTCGGATACCCGGCCGCTCCGCGGCCCCAGCAAGTGTTGCAGGCGTCTCTTCCGAAAGCAGGGCCACGTGCTGA
- a CDS encoding class I SAM-dependent methyltransferase, with the protein MLTVDFSRFPLAPGDRVLDLGCGAGRHAFECYRRGAQVVALDQNGEEIREVAKWFAAMKEAGEAPEGATATAMEGDALALPFPDESFDVVIISEVMEHIPDDKGVLAEMVRVLKPGGRIAITVPRYGPEKVCWSLSDAYHEVEGGHIRIYKADELVAKVREAGLKPYGSHHAHALHSPYWWLKCAFGVDNDKALPVRAYHKLLVWDIMKKPLATRVAEQALNPLIGKSFVVYATKPHLPRLAETETSGAAAK; encoded by the coding sequence GTGCTGACCGTCGACTTCTCCCGGTTCCCGCTCGCCCCCGGCGACCGAGTCCTGGACCTCGGCTGCGGGGCCGGCCGGCACGCCTTCGAGTGCTACCGGCGCGGCGCCCAGGTCGTGGCCCTGGACCAGAACGGCGAGGAGATCCGCGAGGTCGCCAAGTGGTTCGCGGCGATGAAGGAGGCCGGGGAGGCACCGGAGGGCGCCACCGCCACCGCCATGGAGGGCGACGCACTGGCCCTGCCCTTCCCGGACGAGTCCTTCGACGTCGTCATCATCTCCGAGGTGATGGAGCACATCCCCGACGACAAGGGCGTCCTGGCGGAGATGGTGCGGGTGCTCAAGCCCGGCGGGCGTATCGCGATCACCGTGCCGCGCTACGGCCCCGAGAAGGTCTGCTGGTCGCTGTCCGACGCCTACCACGAGGTCGAGGGCGGTCACATCCGCATCTACAAGGCCGACGAGCTCGTGGCGAAGGTCCGCGAGGCGGGCCTGAAGCCGTACGGCAGCCATCACGCGCACGCGCTGCACTCGCCGTACTGGTGGCTGAAGTGCGCGTTCGGCGTCGACAACGACAAGGCGCTGCCGGTGCGGGCGTACCACAAGCTGCTGGTCTGGGACATCATGAAGAAGCCGCTCGCCACCCGGGTCGCCGAGCAGGCGCTGAACCCGCTGATCGGCAAGAGCTTCGTGGTGTACGCGACCAAGCCGCACCTCCCACGGCTCGCGGAGACCGAGACCTCCGGGGCGGCCGCCAAGTGA
- a CDS encoding prenyltransferase, which translates to MTTPRTEHLVLPGVLTAEQAAATVHGILAVQREDGAIPWFRGHHLDPWDHTEAAMALDAAGEHAAAERAYTWLARHQNADGSWYAAYADGAHDDVTDRARESNFVAYIAVGVWHHYLSTGDDTFLDRMWPTVYAAMEWVLGLQQPGGQIGWRRDDDGTPTADALLTGSSSIHHALRCALAIAEQREEPQPDWELAAGALRHAIRRHRERFLDKDRYSMDWYYPVLGGALTGAEAKARIEESWDRFVVPGVGVRCVIPNPWVTGGESSELALALWAVGESDRALDILQSIQHLRDPDSGLYWTGYVFEDDAIWPRELTTWTAGSLLLAVAALGGHEATCAVFGGDQLPGGLDPDCCD; encoded by the coding sequence GTGACCACCCCCCGGACAGAACACCTCGTGCTGCCCGGGGTCCTCACCGCCGAGCAGGCTGCCGCGACCGTCCACGGCATCCTCGCCGTGCAGCGGGAGGACGGTGCGATCCCGTGGTTCCGCGGGCACCACCTGGACCCGTGGGACCACACCGAGGCCGCGATGGCCCTGGACGCGGCCGGCGAGCACGCGGCCGCCGAGCGGGCGTACACCTGGCTCGCCCGGCACCAGAACGCGGACGGCTCCTGGTACGCCGCCTACGCCGACGGCGCCCACGACGACGTCACCGACCGCGCCCGCGAGTCCAACTTCGTCGCCTACATAGCCGTGGGCGTGTGGCACCACTACCTGTCCACCGGCGACGACACCTTTCTGGACCGTATGTGGCCGACCGTCTACGCGGCCATGGAATGGGTGCTCGGGCTCCAGCAGCCCGGCGGCCAGATCGGCTGGCGCCGCGACGACGACGGCACGCCCACCGCGGACGCCCTGCTCACCGGCAGCTCCTCGATCCACCACGCGCTGCGCTGTGCGCTCGCCATCGCCGAGCAGCGCGAAGAGCCGCAGCCGGACTGGGAGTTGGCCGCGGGGGCGCTGCGCCACGCGATCCGCCGGCACCGGGAGCGCTTCCTGGACAAGGACCGCTACTCGATGGACTGGTACTACCCGGTCCTCGGCGGCGCGCTGACCGGCGCGGAGGCCAAGGCCCGCATCGAGGAGTCCTGGGACCGGTTCGTCGTGCCCGGCGTCGGCGTGCGCTGCGTGATCCCGAACCCCTGGGTCACCGGCGGCGAGTCCAGCGAACTCGCCCTGGCCCTGTGGGCGGTCGGCGAGTCCGACCGGGCCCTGGACATCCTCCAGTCCATCCAGCACCTGCGCGACCCGGACAGCGGCCTGTACTGGACGGGCTACGTCTTCGAGGACGACGCGATCTGGCCCCGGGAACTCACCACCTGGACGGCCGGCTCCCTCCTCCTCGCGGTAGCGGCCCTGGGCGGCCACGAGGCGACGTGCGCGGTCTTCGGAGGCGACCAGCTGCCCGGGGGCCTGGACCCGGACTGCTGCGACTGA
- a CDS encoding LLM class F420-dependent oxidoreductase — translation MRLGLALGYWGRGPDAGHVPLAQEAERLGYHSVWTAESWGSDAFTPLTWIAAQTSTIRLGTAVAQMAARSPTATAMHALTLDHLSGGRMLLGLGLSGPQVVEGWYGRPFPKSPLTATREYVDVVRQVLRREAPVACEGRFHPVPYRGADGTGLGRPLKPITHPLRADLPVLLGAEGPKNVAQTARIADGWLPLYWAPSRPEVYGDVVRTLPEGFLVAPMARVQVCDDIAEGLLPVKAMLGFYIGGMGHAARNFHADLMARMGYETGARRIQELFLAGRREEAVLAVPDAFADEISLVGPRERIAERLELWRAGPVTDLLALSPDPHTLRVLAELNS, via the coding sequence ATGCGGCTCGGTCTGGCACTCGGCTACTGGGGGCGCGGTCCCGACGCCGGTCATGTGCCGCTCGCGCAGGAAGCGGAGCGGCTCGGCTACCACTCGGTGTGGACCGCCGAGTCCTGGGGCTCGGACGCCTTCACCCCGCTGACCTGGATCGCGGCGCAGACGTCGACGATCAGGCTGGGCACGGCCGTTGCCCAGATGGCCGCCCGCTCGCCGACCGCCACCGCGATGCACGCGCTCACCCTGGACCATCTCTCGGGCGGGCGGATGCTGCTTGGCCTCGGGCTGTCCGGACCGCAGGTGGTGGAGGGCTGGTACGGCCGCCCGTTCCCGAAGTCGCCGCTGACCGCGACCCGGGAGTACGTGGACGTCGTACGGCAGGTGCTGCGGCGCGAGGCGCCGGTGGCCTGCGAGGGGCGGTTCCATCCGGTGCCGTACCGGGGCGCGGACGGCACGGGGCTCGGCAGGCCGCTGAAGCCGATCACGCATCCGCTGCGGGCCGATCTGCCCGTGCTGCTCGGCGCCGAGGGGCCGAAGAACGTGGCGCAGACCGCCCGCATCGCCGACGGCTGGCTGCCGCTGTACTGGGCGCCGAGCCGGCCCGAGGTGTACGGGGACGTGGTGCGCACGCTGCCCGAGGGGTTCCTGGTGGCTCCGATGGCCCGGGTGCAGGTCTGCGACGACATCGCCGAGGGACTGCTGCCGGTCAAGGCCATGCTCGGCTTCTACATCGGCGGGATGGGACACGCGGCCCGCAACTTCCACGCCGACCTCATGGCGCGCATGGGGTACGAGACCGGGGCCCGGCGCATCCAGGAACTGTTCCTCGCCGGGCGGCGGGAGGAGGCCGTGCTGGCCGTGCCGGACGCCTTCGCCGACGAGATCTCACTGGTCGGCCCCCGCGAACGCATCGCCGAGCGGCTTGAGTTGTGGCGCGCGGGTCCGGTGACGGACCTGCTGGCCCTGTCCCCGGACCCGCACACCCTCAGGGTGCTGGCGGAGCTGAACTCCTAG
- a CDS encoding N-acetylmuramoyl-L-alanine amidase encodes MSYVGPEFEPAQPRRPRRGPLTVALAALVPGALLGWMVYEAVGGGTGGGSHRAAGATPASSAASTPSSAASPTDDGKPPSGASGSLKGKVVVIDPGHNPGNFQHTAEINRKVDIGTNEKECDTTGTSTNDGYTEARFSLDVAHRLRALLEQQGAEVRLTHDDDQPAWGPCVDQRARIGNDAHADAAISLHADGSAAGNRGFHVILPGTVHAGAADTRKIVGPSHDLGTRIAGTFLRATGEPPSNYLGEGTGLVTRTDLGGLNLSTVPKVFIECGNMRDSKDAALLSSGAWRQKAAQGISEGIVSFLRES; translated from the coding sequence GTGTCGTACGTAGGCCCGGAGTTCGAACCCGCACAGCCCCGCCGCCCCCGGCGGGGGCCGCTGACCGTGGCGCTCGCCGCGCTGGTGCCCGGCGCGCTGCTCGGCTGGATGGTGTACGAGGCGGTGGGCGGCGGTACCGGGGGCGGCTCGCACCGCGCGGCCGGCGCCACCCCGGCGTCCAGCGCCGCCTCCACGCCCTCCTCCGCCGCCTCCCCCACGGACGACGGCAAGCCGCCCTCGGGAGCGTCCGGGTCGCTGAAGGGGAAGGTCGTCGTCATCGACCCGGGGCACAACCCGGGCAACTTCCAGCACACGGCCGAGATCAATCGCAAGGTCGATATCGGGACGAATGAGAAGGAGTGCGACACCACCGGGACGTCCACGAACGACGGTTACACCGAGGCCCGGTTCTCCCTCGATGTCGCCCACCGGCTGCGTGCGCTGCTGGAGCAGCAGGGCGCCGAGGTGCGGCTGACCCATGACGACGACCAGCCGGCCTGGGGGCCGTGCGTGGACCAGCGGGCCCGGATCGGCAACGACGCGCACGCCGACGCGGCGATCTCCCTCCACGCCGACGGCTCCGCGGCCGGCAACCGCGGCTTCCACGTCATCCTGCCCGGGACCGTGCACGCCGGGGCCGCCGACACCCGCAAGATCGTGGGCCCTTCGCACGACCTCGGTACGCGCATCGCGGGCACCTTCCTGCGCGCCACCGGTGAGCCGCCCTCCAACTACCTCGGCGAAGGTACCGGCCTCGTTACACGTACGGACCTGGGCGGTCTCAATCTGTCAACAGTTCCCAAGGTGTTCATCGAGTGCGGCAACATGCGCGATAGCAAGGACGCGGCACTGCTGAGCAGCGGCGCCTGGCGGCAGAAGGCCGCGCAGGGGATCTCTGAGGGAATCGTGAGTTTCCTGCGCGAGTCGTGA
- a CDS encoding class I SAM-dependent methyltransferase — protein MLVPAPKPEILAAFEGAKGFMPVDEGLALYGAALEAGRLGLPLLEVGTYCGRSTVLLADAARAAGVSVLTVDHHRGSEEQQPGWDYHDPETVDPEIGLMDTLPAFRRTLFKAGLEEHVVALVGRSPQIAAIWNSPLGFVFVDGGHTDEHAGADYEGWAPHVAEGGLLVIHDVFPEPADEFTGQAPYRVYLRAVGSGAFTEVSATGSLRVLRRTGAGI, from the coding sequence ATGCTCGTCCCCGCACCCAAGCCCGAGATCCTGGCCGCGTTCGAGGGGGCCAAGGGGTTCATGCCCGTCGACGAGGGCCTGGCGTTGTACGGGGCCGCGCTGGAGGCCGGGCGGCTGGGGTTGCCGTTGCTGGAGGTCGGGACGTACTGCGGGCGGTCCACCGTGCTGCTCGCCGATGCCGCCCGGGCCGCCGGGGTCAGCGTGCTGACCGTCGACCATCACCGGGGCAGTGAGGAGCAGCAGCCCGGGTGGGACTACCACGATCCGGAGACCGTGGACCCCGAGATCGGGCTGATGGACACGCTGCCCGCCTTCCGGCGCACGCTGTTCAAGGCGGGTCTTGAGGAGCATGTCGTCGCGCTCGTGGGGCGCTCCCCGCAGATCGCGGCGATCTGGAACTCCCCGCTCGGCTTCGTCTTCGTCGACGGCGGCCACACCGACGAGCACGCCGGCGCCGACTACGAGGGCTGGGCGCCCCACGTGGCCGAGGGGGGCCTCCTCGTCATCCACGACGTCTTCCCGGAGCCCGCGGACGAGTTCACCGGGCAGGCGCCGTACCGCGTGTACCTGCGGGCCGTCGGGTCGGGGGCGTTCACGGAGGTCTCGGCGACCGGCTCACTGCGTGTCCTGCGGCGAACGGGGGCGGGGATCTGA